The nucleotide sequence TCCTGTGCCTGTGGAAATCGAAATGGTTGATGTGGCGTAATCCAGAAGCAAATTACCAACCTGAAGTTGGGGGGGGTGAATCTGAAGCGATCGCCGCTGGAGTGCCCGCAGTCGGGCTAGCAATTCCGCCATGCCAAAGGGTTTGATCAAATAATCATCCGCTCCAGCATCAAGCCCTGTGACGCAATCTTCCATGCGATCGCGTGCTGTTAAGATCAAGACTGGAAGAGGGTTCCGTTTTGCCCGAAGCCGTTGGCACAGCTCAATTCCAGACACTCCTGGAAGTAGCCAATCAAAGATAGCAACGCTGTATTGACTCCAACCGTTTTCTAGAAATTGCCAAGCTTCTGTGCCATCCTTTACCCAATCCACGACGTATTTTTCGCGTTTGAGCGATCGCTCTAGGGCTGCTCCCAGATCAGGCTCATCTTCAACCAGCAAAACCTTCATATCGGCCATCTACTGAATGAAACTGAAACGTCCATTCACCTTTTTACCGTTGATATCCGTTAAGATTACAACTTTGTACTCCCCGGATGCTGTAGCTGGCAACATCGCCGCATAATGTTTTTCTTCAGGATCATATTCAAAATCAACGTCTTGCTGAGAACCATCGGGTAACTGAACCTGGCCTTTAACGGTTGCCCCTTCAATTGCTACATGGGTATCCCCGGTTTGCAAAAACAGATCGAGATGAATTCCACTGGCTTCTGGTGCAGCAACGAATTCCAGATGGTAGTTATCCACTTCAAGCACCTGTCCGCCTTGCCGAGGAGTTGAATGATTGGCTGCCTTAGAGGATGTGGCGGAATTGGTAGCAGGAGAATGAGCGATAGACGGGCTTGGTGCAGGGCTTTCTGAGCTTGTTGTTTGTGTTTCACCGCTAGCGCAGGCTCCCAACAATAGCCCCAAACTGACCGTGACCGTAAGCAAAAATGGGTTGAATTTCATAGATCGAACCTTATCTCTACAGAACATCTCTACAAAACAAAGTTGAACCTAAACTATTGGAGCCTTTTCAGGGATAGAATCCTGAAATACATCCGTTTGGAGCGTTGTTTCTGTTGTTTTTGGAATTAAATGTCGCCCAAATAACGAGTAGAGCGCAGGTAATACCATCAGGGTAAGAGCCGTAGAGGTAAACAGTCCTCCCAGCACCACAATCGCGAGGGGCTGTAGAATTTCCTTTCCAGCTTCAGTACCAATGACCAGTGGAACCATACCCAATGCCGAGGTTAGTGCTGTCATCAAAATGGCGACGAGCCGCTCCATTGACCCTTCAATAATCACCTGTTTGAGTGGCATTCCCTGCGCCAGTTTGTTGTTGTAATTGTCTACCAGCAACAAGCCGTTGCGAGTAGCGACACCAAATAGGGTAATGAAGCCGACTAACGAGGCAACTGAGACAATTCCTCCACCCAGGGCGATCGAAAAGATTCCCCCCACCAGCGCAAGGGGCAGGTTGATCATAATCATTAACATCCCAGCAACCGATTTAACGGCAAAGTACATGAGGATGGAAATGACTGCGATCGCCAGTCCACCAAACACCAGCAAATTTTGGCTTGCCCGTTGCTCTGACTCAAATTGTCCTCCGTACTGAATGAAATATCCAGCAGGAAGCGGTACGGTTTCGTTTACTTTGGCCTGGATTTCATTGACAGCAGAACCCAAATCGCGCCCAGCCACATTTGCAGACACCACAAGGAGACGAGAGACATTTTCACGGTTAATCGTATTCGGTCCAGTTCCGTAATCAATCTGAGCCACTTGAGCCAGGGGAATTTTCTGCCCTGTGGGTGTGTCAATCAACAGGTTACGAATGGTATCTAGATTGTTGCGGGATCCTTCTTCCAGCCATACCAGCAAACCAAATAGCTGTTGTTGCTCCAATACTTGCGAGACAACGCGACCATTGAGCGCTGTTTCGACAATTTCAGCAATTTGACCAACAGTCAGACCATAGCGAGCAGCCGCTGAGCGATCGAACTGGATCTGCACCTGCCGAATCGGAACTTGTGGTTCCAGTTGCAAATCCACCAGACCATCAATCTCCCGAATTGCGGCTTCGACGTTGGTGCCAATCGATCGGAGTTGATTCAGGTCGGGACCAAAGATTTTAATGGCGATCGCACTCCTGACTCCCGACAACACCTCATCCATCCGGTGCGTGATAAAACCACCCACATTTGCTGCAACACCAGGGATTCGGGCAAACTCCTCGCGAATTTTTTCCAATGAGGCTTCACGGTCTTTCAAGCCCTCACGACTTAATTCCACATCCAGGTGCCCCAGGTTTACACCCCCTGCATCAGCATCACCCGGAGCACGTCCGGCGCGTAACTGCACACTGGCAAACCGGGGATCGTCCTTGAGTGCCTCTTGCATCGCGAAGCCAGCTTGATTGGTTGCCTCCAAAGAAACGCCAGGATACAGCAACATCGCATTTACCAGGGATGGCTCTTGAAATTCTGGAAGAAAGACCCGACCTAAGTTCGAAAATACGATCAGGGATGCGATGAAGGATGCGGCTGCGATCGCCAGTACGACCTTGGCGCGACGCACAGCAACGTTGAGGACAGGACGATAAATTCGCTGAGAGAATGCCGTCACCCAGGTTTCATCGCTGGGCAGCGGATGATTTGCCAGCAAAATGGCACATAAGGCCGGAGAGAGGGTCATTGCTACCAAAGTTGAGGCAAAAATCGACACCAGATAGGCAATCCCCATTGGGGCAAAAATCCGCCCCTCCACACCGGTAAGGCTGAAAATCGGCGCAAAAACAACGGCAATGATCACCGTTGAAAAAATAACGCTGACTCGCACTTCTACAGAGGTGTCGTAAACCACCTTTAAGGGATGCTCCGGGGTGCCCGCCAGTTGGTTCTTTCGCAAGCCTCGATAGGCATTTTCCATATCCACAATCGAGTCATCAACAACTGACCCGATCGCCACAGCTAATCCCCCCAGGGTCATCGTATTGATGCCCTGCCCAAAGGCATTGAGAATCAGCATCCCTACCAGAATCGACAGCGGAATGGCACTGAGGGTAATGACTGCCGTTCGCCAATTCATCAGGAACAGCAGCAAAATGATCGACACGATAATGATGCCGTCCCGTAATGAACTGAGAACATTTTCAATCGATGCTTCAATAAAGTTTTCCTGACGAAACGTTTCGGTGACAGTCACATCTTCAGGCAAGGCAGCTTTAACTTCTGCCATCGCCCGTTCGATGGCCCGTGTCACTGTTGGCGTATCATTCATGGGCTGCTTATTCACCACCGCAATGATGGCGGGTTGGCCATTAAAGCTACCGTCTCCTCGCTTTAAAGCAGCTCCCACAGCGACTTGCGCCACATCACGCAGCAACACTGGCTTTCCATCACGAGCCGTAATCACCGATTTTCCAAGTTGATTGATCGACTCCAATCGTCCGATACCTCGAATAATCAGTTCCTGATCGGGCGTGGTCAGAAATCCTCCAGCGGCGTTAACATTTGCGGCGGCGGCAGCTTGGGTGACATCTTGCAACGAGACATTAAAGGCAGCAAGCTTAGCTGGATCAACTAAGACCTGATACTGCCGCACATCCCCACCGTAAACAATCACCTGAGACACCCCTGGAACTGCCAGTAGTCGGTTTGTGACATCTCGATCCACCAACCGTCGCACATCCATCAACGAAGTTGTTTTGGCGGTAAAGGCGTACATTAAGACCGTGCCAATTGGAGATGAAACTGGAGAAATTTGTGGCGTTCCCACGCCCGCTGGCAATTTTTCCTGTACTTGTTGCAATCGTTCTGTAACTAGCTGCCTGGCGCGATAAACATCCGTTCCCCAATTGAAGATCACTCTCACTACGGAAATACTGACCGCCGATGACGATCGCACTATCTCGACGCCGGGAGTACCATTTACCGCACTTTCAATCGGCAAGGTGATGAGGGATTCTACTTCTTCAGGAGCAAGTCCCGGTGCTTCTGTTTGAATTTCAACTTGCGGTGGCGCAAAGTCAGGAAATACATCCAGCGGCATTTGGGTGAGGTTGTAAGTGCCTAAAACGGTGACAATTACTGCTCCAATCACCACTAACCAGCGTTGAACGATCGACCACTTCAAAATTGCATCCAGCATAGCAAGCTACCCGTTAGAGTCTGATGGGTGGCGATCTGCTGAAAGTAGGGTAGGCTCGTGCCCCGCGTTACTGCGAGTGTGGTCTCCCTCGTACTGCTGTTCGAGATGTTCTAACTGATGAATCGTTGCAGTGACTTGCCTACGATTTCGACGATTTGACCATAAAACACCGGCTGCAAAGGTGCCAATCGCCAGTAAGCCACCTGCCGGAAGTATGATCCACCAGGGTAAGGTGCTACCGACACCCCTGGATTGTGGAATCTCTGTTGCAGCTTCCTCAGAAGTTCTTCCACTGCGTAATGATTGAGCGTAGAGTAGATTGGCGCGTTGGGTAACAATGCGATCGCCTTCAAACAATCCACTTTTGACTTCGACTACATTCCCCGCTTGCCGACCCAACACAACCTCCACAGGTTGGAAGGTATTGCCATTCTGAACAAACACAAGTTGCCGACCGCTTGCCTCGACCAGTGCTGATTGAGGAATCACGACAACAGGTTCTGGGGTACGGGTGGTTAACACTTCCAACTTGGCAAACATCCCTGGCTTCAGTGCCCCATCTGTATTGTCTAACTCTGCTCTGACAGGGATGACCCGATTTTCTCCTTCTACGACCGAGCCAATGGTCGTGATGCGTCCTTCAAAGACTCGATTGGGAAGACTCGATATCTGAACCCGCACTCGTTGCCCCTGAGCAACCTGATTTAAGTCTTTTTCATAGATATTCGCGGTAGCAAGCACAGTGCGATTATCTACGATCGTCATCAAGCTTGCCCCGGCATCTTGTGCTGATTGTCCAAGGGTTATTTCACGATCAGCAATTGTCCCTGCGATCGGGGCTTTGATAGTAATTGTGCCGTCTGGATTAGGAGATGCGCCTAACTGTTGCAAACGAGTCCTGTAGATGCCCGCACTCAGTTGCGTGCGAGATTGAGCAACCTGAAGGGCAGTTTGAGCGCGTTTAATGTCGGTTTGGGCTTCCAACACTGCTAACCGACTTTCAGCCTCCGTCACTGCTTTTTGCGCCAATGCCAGCCGCGCTTCCGACCCCAAAAATTCCCGCCTGGGGAGTGCTCCTTGCTCTGCGAGTTCCTGATCGCGATCATACTGCTCCTGAGCAATTCTCAATTCAGTTCTTGCCTGATTGATAGCAGTTTTGGCAATTTGCTGCTGTCGCTCATAGGTCTGTTGAGCCAGTCGTAAATTAGCTTCCGCCTGCTGCACATCTCCCTGCCGCTCTGCGGAATTTTCTAAGGCGTTAACGCGCAGTTCTGCCAATTCGCCGCTCGTGATCACAGCCAGAGGTTGTCCTGCCTTGACGGTATCTCCTGGCTCGACCAGTAGCTTGATAACCATTCCACCAACAGGATTTGTGACTCTTACTCTGCGGTCAGGCGAGGCTTCAATTTGCCCGGTTGCCTTAATCCCGAATGCCAGAACTTGACGAGTGACAGACTCTACTTTCAACCCGATTCGCTCTACTGTTGTGCTGTCTACTGCGATCGCGCTTGTGGGCTGAGAAGGTTGATTATGATTAAACTCGTCACCATGCCCTGCATGAGCCAGGACGCTACCCGCAGGCATTACTAACAGCAGGGTCAGACTTATGCCCACCACAAAATTTCTATTGCCACACTTCAAAGTAAGGGTCATCGGGATATTCTGCGAGAAGACTGGGACAGCATCAAAGCTTTAAAATTTCCAGGAATAGAAACCTTCATTGCTAATGATGTTAGTGTTGCAGGGAAATATCAAATCAAGATGAAATTTCAGCGTAGAACCCTCTGACTGCTGACTCATCTCAAAACTCAGTACTGATTGGATGTTATGATGCCTGGATTTCCAAGATCCCCATCATTCCCAGATCCTCATGATCAAGAATGTGGCAGTGATACACAGTCCTGCCCACAAAATCTCTAAACGGAATCCGAATCTGCACAGTCTCCGCGCCTTTGACTAGCACAGTATCTTTCCATACGCGATAGGGTTCGGGTTTACCGTTGCGAGCAATCACCTGAAATGGATTCACATGCAAATGAAAGGGGTGATCCATTCGATCAGGATCAACATTGACCAGTTCCCAATCCTCTATTGTATCCAGTTTCACTGTTGCATCAATTCGCTGTGGATCAAAGGGTTGGCCATTAATAGAGAAATGCCATGCCACTTGTTGTACCGCTGCCCATACCCATTGCCATCGACAACTCAATTCGACGGGTCCGATTGGGCTGCGGTAACATTTCCACGTCAATCAGTTTTTGTGGTAAGGGTAGGGAATCCGTGGAACCTTTATAAATCAGGGTTGCTAATGGCTGCGATGATTGAGATTGAGTTGTTGGGTGATGCATCACGCCATGCATAGGATTCATTCCTGGCATCATCATGCCCTCCCCCATCATGCCCATGCCACCGCGATTATAGGGCAAATTTAGTAATCGATACTGGTCAGGTGGGCGATCGCCTTTCACTAAAACTTCAGCTCGCTCCCCTGGTGCAAGCAAGAGTTCGGTGAGTTCAATCGGTTCTGCGATCGCCCCTCCATCAGTTGCAATCAGGTACAGCGGATGGTCTTCTAGTGCCAGTCGATAGAAGCGAGAAGGTGAGGCATTGAGTATCCGCAAACGCAACAAACCACCAGAGGCAATTGTCAGGGTAGGGTTGACATTTCCATTCACTGTGACCAATGCACCCTCCCGCCCCATCATCAGCCCCATGTGGTTCGGAGGATTGACTTGTCCATTCGCATTCAGGTCAAAATCTTGCAGGATAAGAAAGTTTTCCTGAGCCGCTTTCAGCTCTGGGATCTCGTCAAGCTCTCCCCGCACAATAAAAAGACCAGCTAATCCAGCAAACACCTGCTCTGCAACATGTCCATGGTGATGAGGGTGATACCAAAATATTCCAGCAGGGTGATTTTGTGGAATGGTGAATTCGTATGTCAACCGTTCGTTGGGCGGAATGCTCAAAAATACATTATCCGCATTGCCAGTGGGAGTGATGTGTAGCCCATGATAGTGAAGATTAGTTGGTTGTGAAAGTTGGTTTGTGAAGTGAATGCGTACCGTATCTCCTGGCCTGGCTTCTAGTCGTGGAGCCGGAAGTTGACCGTTGTAGCTCATGAGAACAGCCGATCGATTGCCGACAACCAAAGACTGGCTGTTTGCTTCCAGACTCAGCTCCAGCAAACCGTCAGTACTTTTATACGAATCAGTAACAGGTATCTTTGCCCTTGAGGATGGATTTTGTTGAATTGCCCAACGAGAGAGTAAAATACCCCCCGCAGTAGCTGCACTAAGCGCAAGGAAACGACGACGAGAAAGTTTTAGCATGACTTGACTGAGGTAAGGCGTCTGTCCGCAAAAGTTATTTTTGACCGATCCTGAGAATGACAAACAAAAATAAAACTGGAATGAAATCTTACTCTCAGGAGTGGTTTCAGGGTCATAGACATCCAAAGGTTGCCCCCTGGAACCTCGTCTGGTAATACTGCCCACTCAATTGGGCATCAAGTTCAATATCGGTAGAAAATAGCAAGGTCGTTCCTGGTTTGCCGGCTTTACGGGTATCGACCAGATTAGGCAAGGAGAATTTGCCACTTCAGGGAGACATGCCAGACTGCGGCAGTGTAAAGGGTTAAGCCCACTTCGAGTTTGTTATACGGTTACTGACCCGGCAATTTGGTCAGTTTGAAGCTGATTTGCAGGCACAAATCCAAGTTTTCTTTTCGACCAAATGGAGGGGGTGACCTGCTTCTGCCCAACTGTGCATCATCGGGTCATGCAACCGACTCCACCAGACCTCATCGAGAAATCCTAAGATCCAGTCTGAGTGCTGCTCACTCAGCGTCACGAGGCGGTTGCGTTGGCGCTTTTTTAGTTCATACTGGAGGTCGGGTGAAACAATCCACGCTTTGGCTCGACTCCAGGTGATGTTCATGGCCTGGAGGGCTTCCTCAATCGTCGTACGACTCACTTGTTTAGGGGTGATGCCCTGTTCCCAACACACTTGAACGCAGTCCTTGCTCGAGCGTGACTCGTCCAGTGTCACTTAATGAACGGACCTAAAGTGGGGCCAGCATAAAGGCTTTGGGTGGAAAAATGTGATATTCTCAGGATAATCTTTCCCCCCCTTTGCTTGCACTTGCACACCAGGTTCGCTGAATTCACACCAGGGCACAGCTCAGTTCGGGTTCAATCCTGTTCAGCTTGCCAAGGCACTCAAGCTGACGGTCATATCTTTGGCTTTAGCCCGGTAAGCGGCATGAATCGAAGGGTGAATCGCGCACACCACCAGGCTCATGAGGTTGACCACATCGGAAAATAGCAATCCCCGCGTGTATTGCACTTGGGCGGTTTCCTCAAACAACGCATTCATCGAATCCGGGGCAAACACATGCTCCATCAATCCTCGTACCATGACGCTGACAGGGCTTTGTTCGACAAAGCGTTCGAAGATTGCTCCCAACATAGTTCTACTTCTGCTGATGCACAGGTTTGCTGTGCCTATCCTTGCAGAATTGGATCTGGATGTGAGTCACCTTGAAAGGGCTGATCTCTACTAGTAACGTAACTAACGACAAAACCGCCGCATCTCTAGAGCGGTTGGTATGTCGAGATCGCCGTTTTCCAGGTCTTTTTCACTATTTCACTATGGCGGCGTTATCTGCTGCCTCTTTTCAATACATGTGTTTGCAGTGCAGTTGGTTGTGCCCGGTTTCCATACTCCACGTACTCCACCAGGGTGCTCACGCATGACAGGCCTTTGAATGGGGGGCTGAGGGCGCACTTCGCCTGGACGGATGGGTTCCGCCCCTTGTTGTGGTGAGGGTTCTGTTTGACCTGATGGAGATCGGAGGGTATTGGGAACTCCGTCTTCAAGGATAATATACCTTGTCAGGGTATAGTTTTTACTTGTTTAAAGGACTGAAAACGCAAGGTTAACAGTGAATCTAACTCAGGTTTATACGTCGTATGACACTGGTTGAGACAAGCAGTAATCGCCTCCTTAAATGCAGAGAAGTCAGCATAATAAATCGAATATAAGCATTGCTTCTTGACAAACTTCCACAAGCGCTCAATCAAGTTGAGATTGGGAGAATAGACCGTTAGATACAACAACTCAATGTTCAATGATTGAGCCAACTCCATCACAACCGCACACTTCTGATACCGAGCGTTATCCAACACAAGCGTAATCGGAATGTCTAATCCCAGAGCTGCCAGTTTGTGCAGTAATTCACAGACACTTTGAGCGTTGATATAAGTCTCATTGGTGACGGTGATTAACGCATGAGTCACGGCGTTGAGGGCCCCTAAGACATTGAACCGTTGCCTTCCTGCCCCCGACTTGATAAACAAGCGTTCAAAGCACCACAAAAACCCTAAGTAGGCCCCCAGAACAAAATGGGCAGCATCGACAAAGAAGACGGCTCTCTGACCTGCTTTTGCCTCTTGCAGTCGTGGGTCTAGTTTTTTTGACGAACTCCTCCTGCGCTTCTACATCAGCTTTGGCGGGCAACATCCCCACTCGCCGACAACGCATCCCCATCGATTTGAGAAACACCCTCACTTGCTCCCGACTACGGACAATACCAGTCAGTTCTTCGATCTTGGCGCAAGCCTGCGCTAGGGTCTTTGGAGGATTTGCCCGGAAGTATGCTTCCAAAGTCTGTTGATGTTGTTTCAGTTCACTCTGGGGTCGATAAAAGGTCAATTCTTTGAGATTGCCGATCCCCCCAGTTTCATAATCTCGCAGATAGCTCAACAACGTTGGTTTTGTCACCCGAAGCAACCGGGTAATTTCCTGATGCGAGTATCCTTGACTTTTGAGATACAACGCTTCCATTTTTTGTTGCACACGCGGATGTGGATGGTGAAAGCGTTCGTAATGTAGTTGCTCAATCTCTTCGGCACTAAAGCTCAGTTGGATCATTGGGAGGCACCGTGCTCAACACTCAACGGTCTACCTCATTTCTACTTTATCTAGAGGGTAAAATCTATACCCCGGCAAAGTATATTTCCTACCGATATTGAACTCGATGCCCAATGGAGTGGGCAATATTACCAGGCGAGGTTCCACATTGAATTCATTTTCAGAGACGCGAAACAGTTTACCGGCTTGTGTGATGCTCAAAATCGCGATCCGCAAAGGCTCAATTTCTATTTCAATGCCGCTCTGACGGCGTTCAACCGGGCAAAATATCAGGTGCAATCCCGTCGAGTGCAACCCGATACTGCGGTGCTTTCAGTTCCCTTTTCCATATCATAGCTCCCTGGTTGACTGACAAAACTAATCGGCGGCATAGCAGTACGTGTGTATTTTGAACTCGATTCGATGGGCACGCTGCTCGTGCTGTTTGCGAGATGCCATCGAGGGTTGAGGATTGCAGTTATGGATAAAACGGACATGATGAATGAGTTGAACCATTTTCTAAAGCTGCTTTTACCCAATCCCAACCAATAGGAAAGTAGCTATTGCCGCGAAACCAATGGGGGTCAACCCACCGACGTTTACCCGTTAGGACAACTTCGACACCCTGGGCAGTGACATAGAGGGTCGCGACCGCCAAGAGAAACCAGAGGCGGGATAGGGCGCAGACAGAGCGAATCTCGGACGGTTGGAAATTCATCCGTTGGATTGGTCATCGAGAAACGTCTCTTCTACATCAAAGCGGAGACCGTATTCCTCGAAGGGGTGCAGGTTGGTGGGTTCATCGCTGACGATAGCCCAAAACTCACCATTGACGTTGTTATAGCCAAAGGCGATATGCACCGGACCCTACCACTCCCCTTTGTGGAGCTTAACGGTGGGCCAACAGCGGGCTTCCCCACGCTGAAGGTAAATGTCTTTCAATTGACACCAGCCATGACCCGCCCGCCAAATCCAGCTATCCCGCTTGATGCGGAGGCGGTAGTGCCACCCGAGTTCAGCCGTGATAGCGGTCAGGGCATCGGTGTGAATGAAGCCCCGGTCGGCCAACACGACCACCTTCACCCCCTGAGGCAATCGATGGGCGGCCTGGTGGAGCATTTCCTGATACGCATCGAAGGTTACAGACGCACTGCGGTGTTTCACGACTCGCCACACCACGGGCAACGCCCGGCCTCGATGAACCATGGCCAGACGGATCAAGCAATACTCATCCCAGAACAGCGAGGTGTCCAAGCTTAGATACAGACACGCTTCAGCCCAATCCGCTAACGCGGCCTCAATCAACGGCTTGTACAGGCGATGGACGTTGAGACGACTGTTGTGCAGCCAGCGGCTGAGCCGTCGTTGTTTGCTTTGCGCCTGCACGCCTCGACAGGGGACATAGGGCAGCCACCGCGTCAGGTTGACCTCTCCGCGCTGGAGTAAGGCGATGACCATTGGTACACCTTATGGAAGAAAACATTTGGTATTGTTCTACTTTTTGAAACTTAGGGGTTCAAAGCAGAAAATTGCCTATCCCAAGCCCTCAACATCCGGTGGAGCAAAGTTAACACTCAAAGTGATGTGTTCGGAAACGGTTCTCGTACAAGTTTTACATCAGGTTGATGAACGATGTCGGTGAATGTTCAGTGTTCCAAAACGTGTCGGGGGGCGATCGCCGAGCCGTCCTGGTTTTCTGAACCGTGGTTTGAGCGTGACTGGTAGGTGTGCGTTCGGTTTTGCCGTCTCGCAGAGAATCACCCCCAGAATGAAGTGTTGAATTCATTGAGGTTTTGGAGCAAAGTTAAGCGTCCCGAAAGCTGGTTGGTGGAGAGGGAAAGGTTGGGTAGAATAGCGGTGTTAGGCTGAGTGAAGGATGCCGAGAAGGGCAGTGGGGGCGATCTCGCTCGATTATCCAGAAACAGCCGCTTTACTGCTCTGGAGGCGGGAATCTTAGTCATCAAGAACAAGCGAGTCGTGTTTAAATGTGAGATATAGAGTTGATCGAGGGCAATATAGAGTCATTCGCAGCTTACTTCGAAAAAAGGAGACATGAAAGCAATGCAGAAAATACCAGCAGGTGCTGGACTGACGCTTGCAATTGTGCTGGGCGCGTCCTCGGTACTGGCTGAACAAGCATTCCGTCCCGATGGGATGCAGCGTTGTCAAAACGCATCTAGTCAGCGTACAACCGACCACTGTTCCGCGCCAGAATCCACTGAGCGACCAGGAGAACCTATCCGGGGGATAGATATACTTTGCCGGGGTATAGATTTTACCCTCTAGATAAAGTAGAAATGAGGTAGACCGTTGAGTGTTGAGCACGGTGCCTCCCAATGATCCAACTGAGCTTTAGTGCCGAAGAGATTGAGCAACTACATTACGAACGCTTTCACCATCCACATCCGCGTGTGCAACAAAAAATGGAAGCGTTGTATCTCAAAAGTCAAGGATACTCGCATCAGGAAATTACCCGGTTGCTTCGGGTGACAAAACCAACGTTGTTGAGCTATCTGCGAGATTATGAAACTGGGGGGATCGGCAATCTCAAAGAATTGACCTTTTATCGACCCCAGAGTGAACTGAAACAACATCAACAGACTTTGGAAGCATACTTCCGGGCAAATCCTCCAAAGACCCTAGCGCAGGCTTGCGCCAAGATCGAAGAACTGACTGGTATTGTCCGTAGTCGGGAGCAAGTGAGGGTGTTTCTCAAATCGATGGGGATGCGTTGTCGGCGAGTGGGGATGTTGCCCGCCAAAGCTGATGTAGAAGCGCAGGAGGAGTTCGTCAAAAAAAGCTAGACCCACGACTGCAAGAGGCAAAAGCAGGTCAGAGAGCCGTCTTCTTTGTCGATGCTGCCCATTTTGTTCTGGGGGCCTACTTAGGGTTTTTGTGGTGCTTTGAACGCTTGTTTATCAAGTCGGGGGCAGGAAGGCAACGGTTCAATGTCTTAGGGGCCCTCAACGCCGTGACTCATGCGTTAATCACCGTCACCAATGAGACTTATATCAACGCTCAAAGTGTCTGTGAATTACTGCACAAACTGGCAGCTCTGGGATTAGACATTCCGATTACGCTTGTGTTGGATAACGCTCGGTATCAGAAGTGTGCGGTTGTGATGGAGTTGGCTCAATCATTGAACATTGAGTTGTTGTATCTAACGGTCTATTCTCCCAATCTCAACTTGATTGAGCGCTTGTGGAAGTTTGTCAAGAAGCAATGCTTATATTCGATTTATTATG is from Leptothermofonsia sichuanensis E412 and encodes:
- the rppA gene encoding two-component system response regulator RppA codes for the protein MKVLLVEDEPDLGAALERSLKREKYVVDWVKDGTEAWQFLENGWSQYSVAIFDWLLPGVSGIELCQRLRAKRNPLPVLILTARDRMEDCVTGLDAGADDYLIKPFGMAELLARLRALQRRSLQIHPPQLQVGNLLLDYATSTISISTGTGDLHNIPLTAKEFQLLEYFMQHPNQILSRDQIIGRIWRIEADFNSNVVAAQVRLLRRKLAEYGYDHLIETVYGMGYKLNTHET
- a CDS encoding efflux RND transporter permease subunit, whose product is MLDAILKWSIVQRWLVVIGAVIVTVLGTYNLTQMPLDVFPDFAPPQVEIQTEAPGLAPEEVESLITLPIESAVNGTPGVEIVRSSSAVSISVVRVIFNWGTDVYRARQLVTERLQQVQEKLPAGVGTPQISPVSSPIGTVLMYAFTAKTTSLMDVRRLVDRDVTNRLLAVPGVSQVIVYGGDVRQYQVLVDPAKLAAFNVSLQDVTQAAAAANVNAAGGFLTTPDQELIIRGIGRLESINQLGKSVITARDGKPVLLRDVAQVAVGAALKRGDGSFNGQPAIIAVVNKQPMNDTPTVTRAIERAMAEVKAALPEDVTVTETFRQENFIEASIENVLSSLRDGIIIVSIILLLFLMNWRTAVITLSAIPLSILVGMLILNAFGQGINTMTLGGLAVAIGSVVDDSIVDMENAYRGLRKNQLAGTPEHPLKVVYDTSVEVRVSVIFSTVIIAVVFAPIFSLTGVEGRIFAPMGIAYLVSIFASTLVAMTLSPALCAILLANHPLPSDETWVTAFSQRIYRPVLNVAVRRAKVVLAIAAASFIASLIVFSNLGRVFLPEFQEPSLVNAMLLYPGVSLEATNQAGFAMQEALKDDPRFASVQLRAGRAPGDADAGGVNLGHLDVELSREGLKDREASLEKIREEFARIPGVAANVGGFITHRMDEVLSGVRSAIAIKIFGPDLNQLRSIGTNVEAAIREIDGLVDLQLEPQVPIRQVQIQFDRSAAARYGLTVGQIAEIVETALNGRVVSQVLEQQQLFGLLVWLEEGSRNNLDTIRNLLIDTPTGQKIPLAQVAQIDYGTGPNTINRENVSRLLVVSANVAGRDLGSAVNEIQAKVNETVPLPAGYFIQYGGQFESEQRASQNLLVFGGLAIAVISILMYFAVKSVAGMLMIMINLPLALVGGIFSIALGGGIVSVASLVGFITLFGVATRNGLLLVDNYNNKLAQGMPLKQVIIEGSMERLVAILMTALTSALGMVPLVIGTEAGKEILQPLAIVVLGGLFTSTALTLMVLPALYSLFGRHLIPKTTETTLQTDVFQDSIPEKAPIV
- a CDS encoding efflux RND transporter periplasmic adaptor subunit encodes the protein MTLTLKCGNRNFVVGISLTLLLVMPAGSVLAHAGHGDEFNHNQPSQPTSAIAVDSTTVERIGLKVESVTRQVLAFGIKATGQIEASPDRRVRVTNPVGGMVIKLLVEPGDTVKAGQPLAVITSGELAELRVNALENSAERQGDVQQAEANLRLAQQTYERQQQIAKTAINQARTELRIAQEQYDRDQELAEQGALPRREFLGSEARLALAQKAVTEAESRLAVLEAQTDIKRAQTALQVAQSRTQLSAGIYRTRLQQLGASPNPDGTITIKAPIAGTIADREITLGQSAQDAGASLMTIVDNRTVLATANIYEKDLNQVAQGQRVRVQISSLPNRVFEGRITTIGSVVEGENRVIPVRAELDNTDGALKPGMFAKLEVLTTRTPEPVVVIPQSALVEASGRQLVFVQNGNTFQPVEVVLGRQAGNVVEVKSGLFEGDRIVTQRANLLYAQSLRSGRTSEEAATEIPQSRGVGSTLPWWIILPAGGLLAIGTFAAGVLWSNRRNRRQVTATIHQLEHLEQQYEGDHTRSNAGHEPTLLSADRHPSDSNG
- a CDS encoding multicopper oxidase domain-containing protein; the encoded protein is MKLDTIEDWELVNVDPDRMDHPFHLHVNPFQVIARNGKPEPYRVWKDTVLVKGAETVQIRIPFRDFVGRTVYHCHILDHEDLGMMGILEIQAS
- a CDS encoding multicopper oxidase family protein — encoded protein: MLKLSRRRFLALSAATAGGILLSRWAIQQNPSSRAKIPVTDSYKSTDGLLELSLEANSQSLVVGNRSAVLMSYNGQLPAPRLEARPGDTVRIHFTNQLSQPTNLHYHGLHITPTGNADNVFLSIPPNERLTYEFTIPQNHPAGIFWYHPHHHGHVAEQVFAGLAGLFIVRGELDEIPELKAAQENFLILQDFDLNANGQVNPPNHMGLMMGREGALVTVNGNVNPTLTIASGGLLRLRILNASPSRFYRLALEDHPLYLIATDGGAIAEPIELTELLLAPGERAEVLVKGDRPPDQYRLLNLPYNRGGMGMMGEGMMMPGMNPMHGVMHHPTTQSQSSQPLATLIYKGSTDSLPLPQKLIDVEMLPQPNRTRRIELSMAMGMGSGTTSGMAFLY
- a CDS encoding transposase, whose product is MIRLAMVHRGRALPVVWRVVKHRSASVTFDAYQEMLHQAAHRLPQGVKVVVLADRGFIHTDALTAITAELGWHYRLRIKRDSWIWRAGHGWCQLKDIYLQRGEARCWPTVKLHKGEW